The Halalkalibacter krulwichiae genome has a segment encoding these proteins:
- a CDS encoding undecaprenyl-diphosphate phosphatase: MSYFEAFLLGLIQGLSEFLPISSTALMLMTQRLLDISIGEDFKLAFETFLHIASVLAVIFYFRQELLNILQDFWSYSKEKNNDSKSNYQFTILIFISTITTIGIMTFLETNIGETFTTPETVAVSLITSGFLLILIEHGLSPGNRSHKDLTWKDAIIIGFGQVASLIPGISRTGSSLFLALSLRINKQTALRYTIILSIPVFFGMSIVKLPELIRSYKETQLLALSIAFITSFLSALVGIKWIISLVEHTRLTFFACFCIAFGSLYWASL, encoded by the coding sequence ATGAGTTATTTTGAGGCATTCCTACTGGGCTTAATCCAAGGCCTGTCTGAATTTTTACCAATTTCTAGTACCGCTCTGATGTTAATGACTCAGAGGCTACTTGATATTAGTATTGGTGAAGATTTCAAACTTGCTTTCGAGACATTTCTACATATTGCCTCCGTATTAGCCGTTATTTTTTATTTTCGACAAGAACTTCTTAATATCCTCCAAGATTTCTGGTCATATAGTAAAGAAAAAAATAATGATTCAAAATCAAATTACCAATTCACAATCCTCATTTTCATTTCAACCATCACAACTATTGGTATAATGACATTTTTAGAAACTAATATTGGAGAGACGTTTACAACACCTGAAACAGTAGCCGTCTCGTTAATTACCTCTGGGTTTCTGCTTATCCTTATAGAACACGGCCTTTCTCCTGGGAATCGTTCGCATAAAGATTTAACATGGAAGGATGCCATTATCATTGGCTTCGGTCAAGTAGCTTCCCTCATTCCAGGTATATCTAGGACTGGGAGTTCATTATTTTTAGCCCTCTCACTTCGAATAAATAAACAAACGGCACTTCGTTACACAATTATTCTTTCCATTCCTGTTTTTTTCGGCATGAGTATTGTTAAGCTACCAGAACTTATACGAAGTTATAAGGAGACCCAACTACTGGCCTTATCTATCGCCTTCATCACTTCATTTTTGTCTGCTTTAGTTGGGATAAAGTGGATTATTTCTTTAGTAGAGCATACGAGGTTAACTTTCTTTGCTTGCTTCTGCATAGCATTTGGTTCATTATATTGGGCTTCACTATAA
- a CDS encoding superoxide dismutase encodes MAYELPQLPYAANALEPHIDEATMNIHHGKHHATYIAKLNAALEGHEELAGKSIEELVANLDAVPENIRGAVRNNGGGHANHSLFWQLLSPNGGGAPTGELADAINSTFGSLEAFKEEFANAGANRFGSGWAWLVVDGGKLAVTSTPNQDTPLMEGKTPILGLDVWEHAYYLNYQNRRPDYINAFWNVVNWDEVAKLYNEAK; translated from the coding sequence ATGGCATACGAATTACCACAATTACCTTATGCAGCAAACGCACTAGAACCACATATTGATGAGGCAACAATGAACATTCACCACGGTAAGCATCACGCAACTTATATTGCTAAGTTAAATGCAGCTTTAGAAGGACACGAAGAGCTTGCTGGAAAGAGCATTGAAGAGTTAGTTGCTAACTTAGATGCTGTTCCTGAGAACATTCGCGGAGCTGTCCGTAATAATGGAGGAGGACATGCGAACCACTCATTATTCTGGCAACTTCTTAGCCCGAATGGAGGAGGAGCTCCTACAGGCGAACTAGCAGATGCAATCAATTCAACATTTGGAAGCTTAGAAGCATTCAAAGAAGAATTTGCTAACGCTGGTGCTAACCGTTTTGGTTCAGGTTGGGCTTGGTTAGTTGTTGATGGTGGCAAACTTGCTGTTACTAGTACTCCAAACCAAGATACTCCTCTTATGGAAGGTAAAACACCGATCCTTGGACTAGATGTGTGGGAGCATGCTTATTACTTAAATTATCAAAACCGTCGCCCTGATTATATTAACGCATTCTGGAATGTTGTTAATTGGGATGAAGTTGCAAAGCTTTATAACGAAGCAAAATAA